GCGAGCGGCTGGCGGACGAGCGGTTCGCGGGGATGCGTCGCGAGCTCGACGCCCGCGCACGGCAGAGCGCCCACCCCGGCGACCCCGGTCCCGTCCTCGCCGACCGGCTGGCCCTGCTGGACCGGCCCGCCTTCGCCGGCTTCTTCGGCTCGGCCGGGGCGCCCGGCTCAGGCGCGGACGTGATCCGTCCGTTCTCGCTGCGCGCCCTCGTCCACCACCCCCTGCGCGTCCGGATCGACCTGCCCGACCGTGGTCACGCGGAGGCGTCCCGGCTGATCGCCCGGCTGGTGCTGGCCCAGTTCACCGCCGTCGTACGGGAGGGGGGCCGCGATCACTTCGCCGGTCTGGTCCTCGACGACGCCACCGGCACCGTGACCCCCGAGTCCGTCCGGTGGCTCCAGCGGCTGCGCTCGCAGAACGCGGGTGTCGTGCTCGCGCTGCGCACGGTCTCCGACGTTCCGGAGGCGCTGCACGGGCCCCTGTTCGGGGCGGTCGGCTGCCGGATGGCGCTGTCCGGGGTGACGACCTGGGACGGCAGCCGCTTCGCCGAGGCGTGGGGCACCGAGTGGGTGGAGACGAAGGACGTCGCCCAGCACACGGTCTTCGCCGATCAGCCGATGACCCGGGCCATGCACGCCCTGCGCAAGCTGGTGACCGGGAAGGCGGTGACGACCGAGGCCGTCACCGTCCGCCAGGTCGAGCGGGAGCGGTGGTCCGCCTCCGAGCTGGCGCACGCCGTGCCGCCCGGGCACGCGGTGCTGTCGCTGACCGGGGCGAAGGGGGAGCACGCGCCGCCGTTGCTGGTGGATCTACGGGGTTAGGCGGGGGCCTTCGGTGCCGGGGGTTTGCGGTGACGGTGTGACCGTACGGTGAGGCAGAATCGGCACAGGCCGTTCATACAGGACGGCCAAGTGATCACCGGGCACGCCCGATCCCCGTAGACCTGAGGGCCCCATGCCACCCACGCTCGCCTCGCTCGTCCACCACTCCGCGCTCAAGCTGACCGTGCGGGCGGGCGAGGACCGGCTCGACGTTCCCGTGCGCTGGGCGCATGTCAGCGAGCTCGCCGACCCCGTGCCGTACATGGAGGGCGGGGAGCTGCTGCTGATCACCGCGCTGAAGCTGGACGCGGAGGATCCGCAGGCGATGCGGCGGTATGTGAAGCGGCTGGTCGGTGCGGGGGTCGTGGGGCTCGGGTTCGCGGTCGGGGTCAACTACGAGGACATTCCCGAGGCGCTCGTCGACGCCGCCGCGGGCGAGGGGCTCCCGCTGCTCGAAGTGCCCCGGCGCACCCCCTTCCTCGCCATCAGCAAGGCCGTCTCCGCGGCCATCGCCGCCGAGCAGTACCGGGCCGTGACGGCCGGGTTCGCCGCGCAGCGGGAGCTGACCCGGCAGGCGTTGACGGACGGTCCCGAAGGGCTGCTGTCCGCGCTCGCCTCGCAGGTGGACGGGTGGGCGGCGCTGTACGACGCGTCCGGTGCCGTCGTCGCCACCGCGCCGGAGTGGGCGGGGCGGCGGGCCGCACGGCTCACGGCGGACGTGGAGCGACTGCGGGAGCGGCCCGCGCCGGCCTCCTCCGTGGCCGGCGGCCCCGACAACGAGGACCGTGTCGAACTGCACTCCCTGGGCACCGGGCGCCGGCCGCGCGCCGCGCTCGCGGTGGGCACGGCGGCGGCGCCCGGGACGGCGGAGCGGTACGCCGTCCACTCGGCGATCGCCCTGCTCACCCTGACCACCGAGCGGTCCCGGTCCCTGCGCGCCGCCGAGCAGCGGCTCGGGGCGGCGGTGCTGCGGATGCTGCTGGCCGGGGAGCCGGACCATGCGCGGGCGGTCGCCGGGGATCTGTACGGGTCGCTGCTGGACGCGCCGTTCCGGATGGTCGTCGCCGAGGAGGGGCGTGCTCCGGCGGAGGGCGACCTTCTGGGTGCCCTCGCCGAGGTCGTGGAGTCCGCCGCCGCGCGGGCCGGGGAGGCCGTGCTGGTCGTTCCGGAGGGGGAGCGGCTGGTGGTGCTGGCCGTGGACGGGGGCGCGGCGATCGGGGCGTGCGGGGAGTACACCGCCGGGCTGGAGGCCGGGCGGGCGGTGGGGGAGCAGGGCGGCGCGGCGGGCGAGGACGAGCTCGTCGTGGGGGTGTCGGCGCCGGTCGGGCCGGTCGCGGCGGCGGCCGCCTACAAGCAGGCCGAGCAGGCGCTGTCCGTCGCGCGGCGGCGGGGGCGGGTGTGTGTGGAGCACGAGCAGCTGGCGGCGGGGTCGGTGGTGCCGTTGCTGGCCGATGACGCGGTGCGGGCTTTCGCGGACGGGTTGCTGCGGGCGCTG
Above is a window of Streptomyces sp. NBC_00490 DNA encoding:
- a CDS encoding PucR family transcriptional regulator; this translates as MPPTLASLVHHSALKLTVRAGEDRLDVPVRWAHVSELADPVPYMEGGELLLITALKLDAEDPQAMRRYVKRLVGAGVVGLGFAVGVNYEDIPEALVDAAAGEGLPLLEVPRRTPFLAISKAVSAAIAAEQYRAVTAGFAAQRELTRQALTDGPEGLLSALASQVDGWAALYDASGAVVATAPEWAGRRAARLTADVERLRERPAPASSVAGGPDNEDRVELHSLGTGRRPRAALAVGTAAAPGTAERYAVHSAIALLTLTTERSRSLRAAEQRLGAAVLRMLLAGEPDHARAVAGDLYGSLLDAPFRMVVAEEGRAPAEGDLLGALAEVVESAAARAGEAVLVVPEGERLVVLAVDGGAAIGACGEYTAGLEAGRAVGEQGGAAGEDELVVGVSAPVGPVAAAAAYKQAEQALSVARRRGRVCVEHEQLAAGSVVPLLADDAVRAFADGLLRALYDHDATGRGDLVASLRAWLSRHGQWDAAAADLGVHRHTLRYRMRRVEEILGRSLDDPDVRMELWLALKTTSTEQ